One region of Terriglobales bacterium genomic DNA includes:
- a CDS encoding phosphoribosylanthranilate isomerase codes for MPWIKICGNTNLEDALAGASAGADALGFIFAPSPRRIEPEAARKVVAGLPPEVEKIGVFVNESPGRIREIAEQAGLTGIQLSGEGDRAIVPELAEWRKSAPGRRVILMVPASGEEWEEASGHPTTRERLQIDALLLDSIIGQVRGGTGETFDWTRWQHKVKVFGRSFPIIVAGGLTAENVATAISILSPWGVDVVSGTEKTPGKKDHDKLRAFIKAAREARAKEKEKAARTAKGKK; via the coding sequence ATGCCCTGGATCAAGATTTGCGGCAACACGAACCTGGAAGACGCGCTGGCCGGCGCCAGCGCCGGCGCTGACGCGCTGGGATTCATCTTCGCGCCCAGCCCGCGGCGCATCGAGCCCGAGGCGGCGCGCAAGGTCGTTGCCGGATTGCCGCCTGAGGTGGAGAAGATCGGCGTGTTTGTGAACGAATCGCCGGGGCGCATCCGCGAGATCGCCGAGCAGGCCGGCCTGACCGGCATCCAGCTCAGCGGCGAGGGTGACCGCGCCATCGTTCCCGAGCTGGCCGAGTGGCGCAAATCAGCGCCGGGACGCCGGGTTATCCTCATGGTCCCGGCCAGCGGCGAAGAGTGGGAAGAGGCCAGCGGCCATCCGACAACGCGCGAGCGCCTGCAGATTGACGCGCTCCTGCTCGACTCCATCATTGGCCAGGTGCGCGGCGGCACCGGCGAAACGTTCGACTGGACGCGCTGGCAGCACAAGGTGAAGGTCTTCGGGCGGTCGTTTCCCATCATCGTGGCGGGCGGCCTTACGGCCGAGAATGTTGCAACCGCGATCAGCATCCTGAGTCCGTGGGGCGTCGACGTGGTGAGCGGCACCGAGAAAACGCCGGGGAAAAAGGACCACGACAAGCTGCGCGCCTTCATCAAGGCCGCGCGCGAGGCCAGGGCCAAGGAAAAGGAAAAGGCGGCGCGAACCGCGAAAGGCAAGAAGTAA